In one Terriglobia bacterium genomic region, the following are encoded:
- a CDS encoding cytochrome bc complex cytochrome b subunit gives MKWWSAASGGPEVKLLKHVHSWLDERFDWAELTAPLRKKSVPVHGLSYWYFLGGITLFLFGVQICTGILLLLYYRPSANEAFESVQYIMTRVQFGWLVRSIHSWAANLMIFTAFAHMFSVLFLRAYRKPRELTWVTGMILLFLAMGFGFSGYLLPWNTLAFFATKVGTDIAGQLPVVGKWVMIFLRGGEEVTGATLTRFFGFHVAVLPGITTVLVLVHVLLVQKFGISVPPGVEARWKAAPEQAREMKFFPSFFLRELMAWYIALAVLGALAAWAPWGLGTKADPFAPAPVGIKPEWYFLFMFQSLKLIPAKVWLVDGELLGILVFGAAGMLWVLLPFFDGCKNGRGRRMIMGAGVFALGFIVAMTIYGYVAK, from the coding sequence ATGAAGTGGTGGTCAGCCGCAAGCGGGGGGCCTGAGGTGAAGCTGCTGAAGCACGTGCACAGCTGGCTGGACGAGCGCTTCGACTGGGCGGAACTGACCGCGCCGCTGCGGAAGAAGTCGGTGCCGGTGCACGGGCTTTCCTACTGGTATTTCCTGGGCGGGATCACGCTGTTTCTATTCGGGGTGCAGATCTGCACGGGAATCCTGCTGCTGCTGTACTACCGGCCGAGCGCCAACGAAGCGTTCGAAAGCGTGCAGTACATCATGACCCGGGTGCAGTTCGGCTGGCTGGTGCGCTCGATCCATTCCTGGGCGGCGAATCTGATGATCTTCACGGCGTTCGCGCACATGTTCAGCGTGCTGTTCCTGCGCGCCTACCGCAAGCCGCGGGAGCTGACCTGGGTCACGGGGATGATCCTGCTGTTCCTGGCCATGGGCTTCGGGTTCAGCGGCTACCTGCTGCCGTGGAACACGCTGGCGTTTTTCGCGACGAAAGTGGGCACGGACATCGCCGGGCAGCTGCCGGTGGTGGGCAAGTGGGTGATGATCTTCCTGCGCGGCGGGGAAGAGGTGACCGGGGCGACGCTGACGCGTTTCTTCGGCTTCCACGTGGCGGTGCTGCCGGGAATCACCACGGTGCTGGTGCTGGTGCACGTGCTGCTGGTGCAGAAGTTCGGGATCAGCGTGCCGCCAGGGGTGGAAGCGCGCTGGAAGGCCGCGCCGGAGCAGGCGCGGGAGATGAAATTTTTCCCCAGCTTTTTCCTGCGCGAGCTGATGGCCTGGTATATCGCGCTGGCCGTGCTGGGGGCGCTGGCGGCGTGGGCCCCGTGGGGATTGGGCACGAAGGCGGATCCCTTCGCGCCGGCGCCCGTGGGCATCAAGCCGGAGTGGTATTTCCTGTTCATGTTCCAGTCGTTGAAGCTGATTCCGGCGAAGGTGTGGCTGGTGGACGGGGAGTTGCTGGGGATTCTGGTGTTTGGCGCCGCCGGGATGCTCTGGGTGCTGCTGCCGTTCTTCGACGGATGCAAGAACGGGCGCGGGCGGCGGATGATTATGGGAGCAGGCGTGTTTGCGCTGGGGTTCATCGTGGCGATGACCATTTATGGCTATGTGGCGAAATAA
- a CDS encoding cytochrome c, translating to MNSARSRRVAVGAISLVMLALPITSIAADEGADLFKGKCAMCHGQDASGKTAMGEKMKIRDLRSAEVQKQTDAELEGIISKGKEKMPAYGSKLSKEQISRLVGFLREAGKKK from the coding sequence ATGAACTCAGCACGGAGCAGGAGAGTGGCGGTCGGGGCGATAAGCCTGGTTATGCTTGCGTTGCCGATCACTTCCATCGCCGCCGACGAAGGCGCTGATCTGTTCAAGGGCAAGTGCGCGATGTGCCATGGCCAGGACGCCAGCGGCAAGACGGCCATGGGCGAGAAGATGAAGATCCGCGACCTGCGCTCGGCGGAGGTACAGAAGCAGACGGACGCCGAACTGGAAGGCATCATCAGCAAGGGCAAGGAAAAGATGCCGGCGTACGGCAGCAAACTGAGCAAGGAGCAGATCAGCAGGCTGGTAGGCTTCCTCCGCGAAGCGGGCAAGAAAAAGTAA
- a CDS encoding Rieske 2Fe-2S domain-containing protein — protein sequence MMETREPLQVQPARRRVVEILLGGGLMASIVSFLYPVLRYLVPPPVPDLGGDEVVAGKVGDLKANSSKIFRFGNRPALLLLTAEGEYRALSATCTHLSCTVQYRSDLHEIWCACHNGMYDLNGRNISGPPPRPLETYQVHVRGDEVVVSRKRGA from the coding sequence ATAATGGAGACTCGGGAACCGCTTCAGGTTCAACCAGCACGCCGCCGTGTCGTGGAAATCTTACTGGGCGGCGGGCTGATGGCTTCGATCGTATCGTTTCTCTATCCCGTGCTGCGCTACCTGGTGCCGCCGCCCGTGCCGGATCTGGGCGGGGACGAGGTGGTGGCCGGCAAAGTGGGTGATCTGAAGGCCAACAGTTCGAAGATCTTCCGCTTCGGGAACCGTCCAGCGCTGCTGCTGCTAACCGCGGAGGGCGAGTACCGCGCGCTCTCCGCTACCTGCACGCACCTGAGCTGCACGGTGCAGTACCGCAGCGACCTGCACGAAATCTGGTGCGCCTGCCACAACGGCATGTACGACCTGAACGGGCGGAACATCTCGGGGCCGCCGCCGCGGCCGCTGGAGACCTATCAAGTGCACGTACGCGGCGATGAAGTGGTGGTCAGCCGCAAGCGGGGGGCCTGA